Within the Ochrobactrum sp. Marseille-Q0166 genome, the region GCGTTCGGTGAATTTTACCGCATTCGCCGCCAGATTAAGCAAAATCTGCTGAACCGCGCGGCGATCCGCAACCACATCACCGGTGTTTGCATTCACACGATGACAGAAAGCGAGACCCTTCTTTTCAGCCTGTGGGAGCATGACAGAAGCGCACAAATCAGCTGCGTCGCGGAAAGCAAAACTTTGCGGCTCAATGCGATAGGTTCCTGTCTCAAGCCTAGAATTATCGAGTACAGAGTTCACAAGCTCCAGCAGATAGTTCCCAGACTTATGAATAAGACCCGCATATTCACGTTGCTTTTCATTCTGCAACGGGCAACCCATCTCGTGTGAGAGCATATCTGAGAAGCCGATAATCGAATTGAGCGGTGTGCGCAGTTCATGGCTGACGGTGGCCAACAAGCGACCCTTGCCAATACGCTCTGCTTCAAGTTGGGCTTTCAACGCATTGATTTCTTCAACAAGCCGATGTTCACCCTCAAGCGAACGGCCAACCAGCGTGATTATGCCATTCGCCGCTTCTCCTTGCATACGGAATGACAGGAATACAGGATTGCCATCTTCAAGCGTGCGAAGGCGTACATCGGCAGGATGCGCTTTGCGACCGGAGCGCAGATCAGCAAGCAATGAAACATATTGCACCCGGTCAGCGACGTGTACACGATCAATGAGTGCAACGCCTTCAAGCATATTAGGTTTAACGCCGAGACATGCCGCAGATGCCGTTCCGATTTCTGAAACGATGCCTTCAGTATCGAGCGTTATCAGCAAATCGCCGGCTGCAACAACTGGCTTTTGTATAGCTTGCGGCGTCGAAATCACCACCGTTCGCACAGACGAACTGCGTGCGATCAGGCTTGTGACATAGAGGAGTGAAAGTATCAGCGACACAGGCGATATAATCGCAACCGAAAAACCGGTAACAGCCATAATAACAGCCGCTGCAGCAGCTCCTGAGAGCACGGCAAGCGGCTTACGGCTTACGAACCAAGCTTCAAGTGGAAGGGCCGCTGCCATAATGACGAGCATAATGCTGCTGCTGGTAAGCGCGGCGATTGCTGCAAGCCCAGCGCCATAAACGACAAAATTAACAGTTCCAAGGATCGCAGCTTTTACGCCCATCAGGCTGAGTGCGCAAAATATCATAGCGACGCCGGCAAAACTTGCTGCAAGCACGCAGAGCGTAGAAAAATCATTTGCAGCGCCCGAGCCATAGACAGCCGCAAAAAGCAGGACAGGCAAAAGCATGAACGAGCCGACGATGCGAATCGCCGGTGCATCTGAACGATCAGTCCAGCGCTGGCAAAAACGTTCATAAAAACGCGCAAGCGCCTGCATCTTCGTGCCTGCGTTCTTCGCTGCGTTCAAAAGAATGGCGCTCAACTTGCCTTACTCACTCAACACTCACTCGGCACATCCATCAGGGATTGGCCTGTTGATGGCAGAATGCAGATGAGGCTTTAAAGAAACGATAAAACGAGGCCACCACGAGCAGATTGATGCAAAATCTGACAGTCTGAAGGCAGAGTTTTCCCACTATGGTAAACAGAAGGTGGATAAAGGTGTGACTCTGCCAGGTACTTGCCCGCCACAATGGTTTTTGGATCTTTGATTCTGACGGTTACGGAATCTTTTCAAATTTCGTGAAGAATATTTTTGCCAATCCCGGCCATAACTTTGAAGAGCAATGATCCGTTTTCTCATAAAATCCGCAATATGGTTGTCGTTGGCATTTATGATAATGCCGCACTTTTTTCCTGCGGATGAAGAAAATGCACACGCCCCAAAGCAGCTCGATTCCACGTCAAACGCGAATCCGAACTCGGTTGATGAAATGTTTTCCAATGGAAAAACGGCGCTGGAACTCGGCAAATTCTGCGTTAATAATCCATCTCTTTGCGAGAATGGCGCATCTTTTCTATCCAGCACTGCAAGCCGCGCGATGGAACGCAGCGGCAATGTGCTCGACTATCTGAGCGATCGTTTCGGCAAAAAGCCGCCAAACGCCGCACCAGCCACAGCACAGTCCACAGTAAAACAGGAAGCTGCCAGCCAACCAAACCATTCTTTTATCTCGAAAATTCCCACCCCCACTCCGCGTGCCGAAGGACTTCGCGCACGGGACGGTTTGGTGACAGGTGCAATTCCCACTCAAAACTGACGGTTTGGGGTGACGTTGGCGCGGTTTGTCCTTATATAAATAAAGATACGAACACCCAATTTGAGCAGATAACATGACCACGACAATCGATAACATCGTTTCCGACTTCGAATTTCTCGACGATTGGGAAGATCGCTATCGCTATGTAATTGATCTTGGGAAAGAATTGCCTGCTTACCCCGATGATGCGCGCGATGCCGCACACAAGGTGCAGGGCTGTGTCAGTCAGGTTTGGCTCAAGACCATTCCGCATGAGGGAGCTGATCCGGTTATTGATTTTTTGGGTGATTCTGATGCGCATATCGTGCGCGGTCTGGTTGCCATTGTTCTTGCTTTTTATTCGGGGCGCAAAGCTTCCGAAATTGTTGCATCCGACCCAGAAGCAGTTCTCAAGAAACTCGGACTGGACGAGCATCTCACGCCGCAGCGTTCTAATGGTCTGCGCTCTATGGTCGCTCGTATCCGCCGTGATGCAGAGGCGCTCAAAGTTTCAGCTTAAAAGCTTTTCCACGGCAAGTGCAGCGGCAAGCAATTTCCTGTCAGCCCCGTTACGCGCAGTAAGCATCAGGCCAACTGGCATTCCTGGGACAGGAACCGGCAGCGTAATACTGCAAAGATCGAATTGATTGGCAATTTGCGTATTGCGCAAGAGCAGCCCTTCGACCCGATCATACTCGTCCTCATCTTTGCTCACCGAAGCAATGGCCGGCGCAACAATTGGTGTGGTTGGTGTCATCAAGAAATCAACATCAGCAAGTCGTCGATCCATTTCGGCAATCAGACGCTGCCGCGCCTGCATAAGCCTCTGGTAATCACTTTCAGAAACACTCAGACGTTTTGCGAGGGTATGTTTTACACGATCATCAACATTCGCATCCGGATCTTTCAGCCAGCTATCCGCATGAATACGGCTTGCCTCAATACCCGCAATAGAACCAATGGAAGTGGCCTTCTGTAGTTCAAGAATGAGATCATTCAACTCAAACGAAACGATCCGCGCACCCGCATCTTCAAACAGAGCAAGGCTTCGTTTAAAAGCATCATGAACGTCTGGCTCTATATCGGCCAGCAGCATGCCCTCCGGTAGCCCGATCTTTAGTCCGTCCAAACCGACGGGTTCTGGCAAGACCGGCTCCTCCCCCGCCATGACCGCATCCGCCATAACACAATCCGCAACAGTTCTGGCTATTGGTCCTATCGAATCAAGCGACGGCGCCAATGGAACAGCTCCATCAAGAGGAATACGCTTCGCGGTGGGCTTAAAACCAACCAATCCGTTTAATGCGGCAGGAATACGAATCGAGCCGCCCGTGTCAGAACCGATAGCAATTTCACTCGTGCCTTCAGCGACCGACACCGCAGCACCTGAGGACGAACCGCCTGGCACGCATTGCGGATCGATTGCATTCGCAAGAACTGGATAATGCGGATTTAACCCAACTGCCGTAAAAGCAAATTCAGTCATATGTGTTTTGCCGATGATGACGGAACCTGCAGCCCGCAGTCGTTTAACTACTGTGGCGTCTTCACTCGCATCCGAAGTCGTGTTTAACACAACAGAACCTGCGAGCGTGGGCTCACCCTTGACGTCGAAAAGGTCCTTGATTGAAACAATCCGTCCATCAAGCGGGCCAATAGGCCGTTGATCATTGCGGCGCATATCAGAAGCATCGGCCTCAGCTCGCGCGATTTGCGCATAAACTTTCATAAACACAGTCTCATGTGCTGTGCGCTTATCCAGTTCAGCTAAAACGCGTTCGAGGTTCTGTCTGCTATTGTTCATCATCGCTACAATGTCTCAATGTGGTGCTATACAAACAACTCCGTGGATGAATAAGATCACCTTGTGCGGTGAACTCTAATTTGCACCATCAATTCCTTCCAGGGTGAGCAGCAGGGCGATAATCACCAGTTCCCCAATGAAGTACGGGTGAAACACCACTTTCACTCCTACGTGGTGGATTAAAATGCCGGTGCAGCATTGCTAGGGCAGTCTTTAATAACATCTTGCCTGAGCGTACAGGCCATTGTCGCTCTCGTTCAACCAGTTCAAGCCCTTTGAGAAAGCAGCACACATCAATAAGAACACCGCTGAGTTCGGGCCCGACTGCTTCAAGTGCGCGCTCAACCCTTATACGACTTGCCAGCGCAATATCAGTTAGTTCTGCCATGCCGCACGCTCCATAATGACCAGAATTGCCTGCAGGCACATCCCATCGCGCTGAAATAGAAGGCATCATTGAGCCTCGTGTAAAATCAGAACGCAATCTTTCACCAGCCCGAAATTCATCTTCTGTGATAAAGCTCTCTCCATCAGAATTACGCAGACGATAAAGCTTCGCCAAAGGAGATTCCGATGGGTTTATTTCAATCTTTTCACCGTGTGGTAGTTCTAAAGTCTCAGTTTTAGGATGCAAATTCTTTGATTGCGACAGCGTTCTTCGGCGCTTTTTCCCTTGATTTGCAAGTGCCAGGCTCTGATTTTCACAAACCAGAACTCCAATTCTCTGCATTTCATCAATTTCAGCACGCGTAACAGCGATACTGCCCTGCTCGCCAACGAGCAACACATGCGTATCGCGCACTGAATCCTGAACTTCACAACTGCCGTACTTCAAAAAGCGGATGATGCGTAATTCAGAAGTGGAGCGCCCTTCCCTCATGCTGCTATCCTCCAAGCCGGAAATCCCGAATTTACAAATTTTTCAAGTGTCGAAACGACCGCATCGTACTCTTCGTCTTCGCGACGGTCTTCCACCAGGTGGCAGGCATACATGACTGTTGTCCGCTCTCGGCAAAAGCCGACAGCCACCTCGCTCATCACCATGCTGAAAGAAGTATGCGCAAGATACATTCCTAACTGCCGAATGTGCGCCACCTCTTTCCTTCCCCTCAATGGCGAGCGTAGTTCTGCGCTGCTGACAGCAAAATATACCGACAGAAAATCAATCAACGCATCACATATTTCAACGCTTCTTTCCCGACGTTTTCGCTCCAACACAAGACTCGGATTATCGGGTTTTAAAGTTCGCCCGTGACGCGCCGCGATTATCTTCAAAGCCTCAAGGGCTTCTGCCCGGGTATGGATGATATCCGAAAATTTCAAAGACATTCATCTTTCCTCACCGTTATAGGAATATCTTCTTATACTGAGGAATATGCAAGTGGGGATAAGTTTATTAAATAAACAGAGATTCAAGATATCCACGGCTTTTTGTAAAAATAGGAATATTATCCCCATCAAGTAAAACCAAGCCATCTTGTCGGCAGGAAAATGATCAACCGACGAAAGGCGCCAAGGTGGAAACAGCACTTTCAAAAGCCCGCAAAGAGTTTTTAGCCTTTAAAGCAGACCAGCAGACGTGTTCAATGCAACGTGTAGCATTGCAGATCATCGCCGGTGTCGACATGAATCAACTGCTAAACGCATCTACGGAAGAAAAGAAAAGTGCGTGCGGGAGATTGAACCGGCTTATCGAACGAGAACGTTTACGCGGTGTCAATGGACACTGGAGCTATGACCTCAATAGGCATATAGCACTCAAACAAGCCCTCGACAGGCTCACCGCCAAAGTGGCTGGAACACAAGAAAAATCGCAATTCTTATGACAATAAAGTATCACAAAAATGGCCCGAACCAAAAGGTTCGGACCATTTTAAATTTTACCTCGACCAATAATTCCAGTCGAAATAATATCAGAAATTTATGCGTCCTTGGGCTTACGGCCCAGACCCATTTTCTTTGCTAAACGCGAGCGTGCCGCAGCGTAATTTGGAGCAACCATCGGGTAGTTAGGATCCAGATCCCACTTTTCACGATACTGTTCAGGAGTCATGCTGTAATGGGTCATAAGATGGCGCTTCAGCGACTTGAACTTCTTGCCGTCTTCGAGACAAATAATATAGTCGTCGTGTACCGACTTCTTTGGATTTACAGCAGGTTTTGGCTTTTCGACAACGACGGGTGCTTCTTCACGGGCAACATGGCTCTTAAACGCTGAATGCACTTCCGAAATAAGAAGAGGCAACTCGCTTGCACGGATAGAATTATTTCCAACGTACGCGGCAACAACGTCTGCAGTCAGACTAAGAAGAAGCTCTGCGTTATCGTCGTAAATTTCAGGGGTTTCCATTATTTTTCCTTTTTGATTTGCTCTTTAAGTCTTGCAAACGGCGCCTTTTAAAAAGTGGATACCGCCCACTCGAATTCGTTAGCCCTGCCCAATCTGTTTGGCGTCGCAAATAACAACGAATAGTGTCATTTGCAATAGAATTGTCAAAACATATTACATCAGAACGCCTCAACTCTTCTTGACGAAACAAATAGAATGTTTCCAAATCAATGTTCTGCGTATAAACAGGACTGACCGAGCACAAAGCGTTCGATCCCCATTTCAATAACGTATTCAAAAATTTAACAGAAAAAGTAGATTTTGCATAAGACTTCTTTAATACGCAAGCCACGATTAAGCAATATTTTTCTTCATCAAGTCTTTTCATTCAAGCTTAAATAAACACAATTTGCTGTCTGCAACTATGACCAGCGAGTCTGGCAGCAAAGTGGCGGACATCAAATATATTTCATCCAAATAATCTCGCATTTCATATTTTGTACAACTATATATAACCTAACATTCAAAGCAGATAGAGAAGCCAGTGCAGACAATATCGAGTGTTTATAGAACGACTTACACCCTCTAGCGCTATCTCACCGACTTCTGATTCATACTGCAAGGCTCCATAGGCAGGAGAGAAACATGTCCAACTCTACCAATCAAACCCGCAAGCTGAAGGTTGTTAAGACCGACGCTGAATGGCGCGAACAGCTTACGCCGATCCAGTATCAGATCACGCGCCAACACGGCACAGAACGTGCTTTTTCAAGCCCGAATTTCGACAGTTCCTTACACGGAACCTATCGTTGTGTTTGCTGTGACCGACCACTCTACAAATCGGAAGCGAAATATGAGTCCGGCACCGGCTGGCCGAGCTTTTACCAGCCAATCGAGCCAGATGCCGTATCAGCATTTGAAGATCATTCTTACGGCATGAACCGTACTGAAATCCGCTGTTCGGATTGTGACGCGCATCTGGGGCACGTCTTTCCAGACGGCCCTCCGCCAACCGGCCTGCGCTATTGCATGAACGGCAATGCCTTGATCTTCGATCAGGATTAATTCTTGCGTTTCACAGTCCGGACCGTCAACACGGTTCGGATTGATTTCATTTGCCTTTTACTGGATTTTACATGCCGCACGATACCTATTTTCCTCAGCCACCAAAAGCACCAAAGCACGCCCTGAGCGACACACGCCACGGAATCACCCGTACCGATGATTATGCCTGGCTTCGCGCTGACAACTGGCAGGAAGTCTTCAAAGACCCGTCTGTCCTGGCGTCCGAAATTCGCGAACATCTGGAGGCGGAAAATGCCTATCAGACCGCTTTGATGCAGGACACCGATGCGCTTCAGAAGCAGCTTTTTGCCGAGATGCGGGGTCGCATCAAGGAAGACGATTCATCGATTCCGTCTAAGGATGGCCCCTATGCTTACGGCATGTCCTTCCGTACCGGCGGCGAGCAGCCTTACTTCATTCGAACACCACGCGACGGCGGCGATGAAACCATTCTGCTCGACGGCGACAAGGAAGCCGAAGACAAAGCCTATTTCCGCCTCGCATCTGCCGATCATTCACCTGATCACAATCGCTTGATCTGGGGCTATGACGACAAGGGATCTGAGTTTTACAAGCTCAGGATA harbors:
- a CDS encoding HAMP domain-containing sensor histidine kinase yields the protein MQALARFYERFCQRWTDRSDAPAIRIVGSFMLLPVLLFAAVYGSGAANDFSTLCVLAASFAGVAMIFCALSLMGVKAAILGTVNFVVYGAGLAAIAALTSSSIMLVIMAAALPLEAWFVSRKPLAVLSGAAAAAVIMAVTGFSVAIISPVSLILSLLYVTSLIARSSSVRTVVISTPQAIQKPVVAAGDLLITLDTEGIVSEIGTASAACLGVKPNMLEGVALIDRVHVADRVQYVSLLADLRSGRKAHPADVRLRTLEDGNPVFLSFRMQGEAANGIITLVGRSLEGEHRLVEEINALKAQLEAERIGKGRLLATVSHELRTPLNSIIGFSDMLSHEMGCPLQNEKQREYAGLIHKSGNYLLELVNSVLDNSRLETGTYRIEPQSFAFRDAADLCASVMLPQAEKKGLAFCHRVNANTGDVVADRRAVQQILLNLAANAVKFTERGGCVTIDASRVVIDGRPQLEIIVADTGIGIEPEDMQRIGSPFVRADNQYTRTQEGTGLGLSVVRGLVELHQGAMSIKSCVGKGTVVTVHLPVAGPQKLSDQDSLGEENQQKLGTVIDMHRHQGERNNEWHQDETHEQSQKRIDAQARKTA
- a CDS encoding SufE family protein, which encodes MTTTIDNIVSDFEFLDDWEDRYRYVIDLGKELPAYPDDARDAAHKVQGCVSQVWLKTIPHEGADPVIDFLGDSDAHIVRGLVAIVLAFYSGRKASEIVASDPEAVLKKLGLDEHLTPQRSNGLRSMVARIRRDAEALKVSA
- a CDS encoding amidase; its protein translation is MNNSRQNLERVLAELDKRTAHETVFMKVYAQIARAEADASDMRRNDQRPIGPLDGRIVSIKDLFDVKGEPTLAGSVVLNTTSDASEDATVVKRLRAAGSVIIGKTHMTEFAFTAVGLNPHYPVLANAIDPQCVPGGSSSGAAVSVAEGTSEIAIGSDTGGSIRIPAALNGLVGFKPTAKRIPLDGAVPLAPSLDSIGPIARTVADCVMADAVMAGEEPVLPEPVGLDGLKIGLPEGMLLADIEPDVHDAFKRSLALFEDAGARIVSFELNDLILELQKATSIGSIAGIEASRIHADSWLKDPDANVDDRVKHTLAKRLSVSESDYQRLMQARQRLIAEMDRRLADVDFLMTPTTPIVAPAIASVSKDEDEYDRVEGLLLRNTQIANQFDLCSITLPVPVPGMPVGLMLTARNGADRKLLAAALAVEKLLS
- a CDS encoding DUF6456 domain-containing protein; translation: MREGRSTSELRIIRFLKYGSCEVQDSVRDTHVLLVGEQGSIAVTRAEIDEMQRIGVLVCENQSLALANQGKKRRRTLSQSKNLHPKTETLELPHGEKIEINPSESPLAKLYRLRNSDGESFITEDEFRAGERLRSDFTRGSMMPSISARWDVPAGNSGHYGACGMAELTDIALASRIRVERALEAVGPELSGVLIDVCCFLKGLELVERERQWPVRSGKMLLKTALAMLHRHFNPPRRSESGVSPVLHWGTGDYRPAAHPGRN
- a CDS encoding helix-turn-helix domain-containing protein; this translates as MKFSDIIHTRAEALEALKIIAARHGRTLKPDNPSLVLERKRRERSVEICDALIDFLSVYFAVSSAELRSPLRGRKEVAHIRQLGMYLAHTSFSMVMSEVAVGFCRERTTVMYACHLVEDRREDEEYDAVVSTLEKFVNSGFPAWRIAA
- a CDS encoding cytoplasmic protein produces the protein MQRVALQIIAGVDMNQLLNASTEEKKSACGRLNRLIERERLRGVNGHWSYDLNRHIALKQALDRLTAKVAGTQEKSQFL
- a CDS encoding MucR family transcriptional regulator, whose amino-acid sequence is METPEIYDDNAELLLSLTADVVAAYVGNNSIRASELPLLISEVHSAFKSHVAREEAPVVVEKPKPAVNPKKSVHDDYIICLEDGKKFKSLKRHLMTHYSMTPEQYREKWDLDPNYPMVAPNYAAARSRLAKKMGLGRKPKDA
- the msrB gene encoding peptide-methionine (R)-S-oxide reductase MsrB; translated protein: MSNSTNQTRKLKVVKTDAEWREQLTPIQYQITRQHGTERAFSSPNFDSSLHGTYRCVCCDRPLYKSEAKYESGTGWPSFYQPIEPDAVSAFEDHSYGMNRTEIRCSDCDAHLGHVFPDGPPPTGLRYCMNGNALIFDQD